One stretch of Pseudoxanthomonas sp. Root65 DNA includes these proteins:
- the fabZ gene encoding 3-hydroxyacyl-ACP dehydratase FabZ: MTLDLQLPVDAATIRKLLPHRYPFLLVDRVVEFEKDKRVLAYKNITQNEPFFTGHFPDRPIMPGVLIIEALAQAGGLLTQLSHQGDTAGRMFYMVKVENARFTRMVVPGDRLDLDVTLKRLIRNMAFYTGVASVNGEQVACADVLCAEDTR; encoded by the coding sequence ATGACCCTGGACCTGCAACTGCCCGTCGACGCGGCCACCATCCGCAAGCTGCTGCCGCACCGCTACCCGTTCCTGCTGGTGGACCGCGTGGTGGAGTTCGAGAAGGACAAGCGCGTGCTGGCCTACAAGAACATCACCCAGAACGAGCCGTTCTTCACCGGCCACTTCCCGGACCGTCCGATCATGCCGGGCGTGCTAATCATCGAGGCGCTGGCGCAGGCCGGCGGCCTGCTGACCCAGCTGTCGCACCAGGGCGATACCGCAGGCCGCATGTTCTACATGGTGAAGGTGGAGAACGCGCGCTTCACCCGCATGGTGGTGCCCGGCGACCGCCTGGACCTGGACGTCACGCTGAAGCGCCTGATCCGCAACATGGCCTTCTACACCGGCGTAGCCTCGGTCAATGGCGAGCAGGTCGCCTGCGCCGACGTGCTGTGCGCCGAGGACACCCGCTGA
- the lpxA gene encoding acyl-ACP--UDP-N-acetylglucosamine O-acyltransferase, which yields MSAPTAIHPSAVVDPGAVLGEGVRVGPFAYVGPEVEIGDGTVIGPHCTVTGPTRIGRDNVFVGHAAIGGDPQDKKFKGERVELVIGDRNQVREFVTLNRGTGSGGGITRVGSDNMLLAYTHVAHDCIVGNHCVFSNNSTLAGHVTVEDWVIMSGFAGVHQFCRVGAHAFIGMGVLLSGDVPPFTMVAGDAAGRPRGINSEGLKRRGFDADRIAAIKRAYRTLYVAGLPLAEAKQQLAEQAQASDDVKALLQFIESGDRPLQR from the coding sequence ATGAGCGCCCCCACCGCCATCCATCCCAGCGCGGTCGTCGACCCCGGTGCGGTGCTGGGCGAAGGCGTGCGCGTCGGGCCGTTCGCCTATGTCGGGCCGGAGGTCGAGATCGGTGACGGCACGGTGATCGGTCCGCACTGCACGGTCACCGGCCCCACGCGCATCGGACGCGACAACGTGTTCGTCGGCCATGCCGCCATCGGCGGCGATCCGCAGGACAAGAAGTTCAAGGGCGAGCGCGTCGAACTGGTCATCGGCGACCGCAACCAGGTGCGCGAGTTCGTCACTCTCAACCGCGGCACCGGCAGCGGTGGCGGCATCACCCGCGTGGGCAGCGACAACATGCTGCTCGCCTACACGCACGTGGCGCACGACTGCATCGTCGGCAACCACTGCGTGTTCTCCAACAACTCCACGCTGGCCGGCCACGTGACCGTGGAGGACTGGGTGATCATGAGCGGTTTCGCCGGCGTGCACCAGTTCTGCCGCGTGGGCGCGCATGCGTTCATCGGCATGGGTGTGCTGCTGAGCGGCGACGTGCCGCCGTTCACCATGGTCGCCGGCGACGCGGCCGGCCGGCCGCGCGGCATCAACAGCGAAGGCCTCAAGCGGCGCGGCTTCGACGCCGACCGCATCGCCGCCATCAAGCGCGCCTACCGCACGCTGTACGTCGCCGGCCTGCCGCTGGCGGAAGCCAAGCAGCAGTTGGCCGAACAGGCGCAGGCCAGCGATGACGTGAAGGCGCTGCTGCAGTTCATCGAAAGCGGCGACCGGCCGTTGCAGCGGTGA
- the lpxB gene encoding lipid-A-disaccharide synthase yields the protein MSAGNRDSGFGNGQAGSPSAPLASSLSHSPFPIPANRGVRIALCAGEASGDGLGAGLIAALRARFPHAEFAGIGGDAMRAAGCDTWFEANELAVMGLAEVLRHLPRLLRLRKAFRQRVLDWKPDVYVGIDAPDFNLGIERWLKARGVRTVHYVSPSVWAWREKRAEKIGHSADRVLCLFPMEPPIYAKHGTDARFVGHPMADEIPLQPDRAAARMALGLAADAPILAVLPGSRLGEIGRLAPAFFDAASRVAAQMPGLQIVVPAANAACRQALASQFAAHGADAAWHLLDGRAREAMIASDVVLLASGTATLEAMLCKRPMVVGYRIAPLTYRIVKGLGMLKVERYALPNVLAGEDIAPELMQDDCTPELLSAAVLHWFREPEAAAALQPTYRRLHEQLRQDASASAADAVAELVSASVGAT from the coding sequence GTGAGTGCCGGGAATCGGGATTCGGGATTCGGGAACGGGCAGGCCGGCTCTCCGTCCGCGCCCCTCGCCTCCTCCCTCAGTCATTCCCCCTTCCCGATTCCCGCCAACCGTGGTGTACGCATCGCGCTGTGCGCCGGCGAGGCGTCCGGTGATGGCCTCGGCGCAGGATTGATTGCTGCGCTGCGTGCGCGGTTCCCCCACGCCGAATTCGCCGGCATCGGCGGCGATGCGATGCGTGCCGCGGGCTGCGACACGTGGTTCGAGGCGAACGAACTGGCCGTGATGGGCCTGGCCGAAGTGCTGCGCCACCTGCCGCGGCTGCTACGCCTGCGCAAGGCGTTCCGCCAGCGCGTGCTGGACTGGAAGCCCGACGTCTACGTCGGCATCGATGCGCCCGACTTCAACCTGGGGATCGAGCGCTGGCTGAAAGCGCGCGGCGTGCGCACCGTGCACTACGTCAGTCCGTCGGTCTGGGCATGGCGCGAGAAGCGCGCCGAAAAGATCGGCCACAGCGCCGACCGCGTGCTCTGCCTGTTCCCGATGGAACCGCCGATCTATGCCAAGCATGGCACCGATGCGCGCTTCGTCGGCCATCCGATGGCGGACGAGATTCCCTTGCAACCGGATCGTGCAGCGGCTCGCATGGCGCTTGGACTGGCAGCCGATGCACCGATACTCGCCGTACTGCCCGGCAGCCGGCTCGGCGAGATCGGCCGGCTGGCGCCGGCCTTTTTCGACGCGGCAAGCCGCGTGGCTGCACAGATGCCCGGACTGCAGATCGTGGTGCCCGCCGCCAATGCCGCCTGCCGCCAGGCGCTGGCATCGCAGTTCGCTGCCCACGGTGCCGATGCGGCCTGGCACCTGCTGGATGGCCGCGCGCGCGAGGCGATGATCGCCAGCGATGTGGTGCTGCTCGCCTCGGGCACGGCGACGCTGGAAGCCATGCTGTGCAAGCGGCCGATGGTGGTGGGCTACCGCATCGCGCCGCTGACCTACCGCATCGTCAAGGGCCTGGGGATGCTGAAGGTGGAGCGTTACGCGCTGCCGAACGTGCTGGCCGGCGAAGACATCGCGCCTGAGCTGATGCAGGACGACTGCACGCCGGAACTTCTGTCGGCGGCTGTCCTCCACTGGTTCCGCGAGCCGGAGGCCGCTGCGGCCCTGCAACCGACCTACCGGCGGCTGCATGAGCAGTTGCGCCAGGATGCCTCGGCGAGCGCCGCCGATGCGGTGGCGGAGCTGGTCTCGGCTTCTGTAGGAGCGACGTAA
- the rnhB gene encoding ribonuclease HII, translating into MTSASLFPDPVVRLVAGVDEAGRGPLAGPVAVGAVILDASRPIDGLNDSKQLSEAKREALFPLIQERALAWHVVFVEPDEIDRLNILQATLEGMRRAVMALQPFPELVRIDGNRAPKGLDCMAETLVGGDAIEPAIMAASILAKVSRDRLMVRLHAAFPQYGFDVHKGYPTPAHLSALAAHGPCAHHRRSFAPVRKVLDRR; encoded by the coding sequence ATGACCTCGGCGTCGCTGTTCCCCGATCCTGTCGTCCGCCTCGTTGCCGGTGTGGACGAAGCAGGGCGCGGCCCTCTCGCCGGCCCGGTCGCCGTCGGAGCGGTGATCCTGGACGCATCGCGCCCCATCGACGGTTTGAACGACTCCAAGCAACTCAGCGAGGCGAAGCGTGAGGCGCTGTTTCCACTGATCCAGGAGCGCGCGCTCGCCTGGCACGTCGTGTTCGTCGAGCCCGACGAGATCGACCGCCTCAACATCCTGCAGGCCACGCTGGAAGGCATGCGTCGTGCCGTCATGGCGTTGCAGCCGTTTCCGGAGCTGGTGCGGATCGACGGCAACCGCGCGCCGAAGGGACTCGACTGCATGGCGGAGACGCTGGTCGGCGGCGATGCCATCGAGCCGGCGATCATGGCCGCCTCGATCCTGGCGAAAGTGTCGCGCGATCGCCTGATGGTGCGACTGCACGCGGCGTTTCCGCAGTACGGGTTCGACGTGCACAAGGGATATCCCACGCCCGCGCATCTGTCCGCACTGGCGGCGCATGGCCCCTGTGCGCATCACCGCCGCAGTTTTGCGCCCGTACGCAAGGTGCTCGACCGGCGCTGA
- the dnaE gene encoding DNA polymerase III subunit alpha: MSSRFVHLHLHTEFSLADSIIRVPEKPDHADPKKAKQANLLSRAVELGMPALAVTDRNNLFALVKFYKAAEGVGIKPIAGADVMVAEGNEAPWPVTLLCRDREGYLSLSRVLSRAWLEGHRTDGVAIDPEWLRTDHQGLFAIMGRQSLAGRLALTGRHDLAEQHLADWQRAFGDDLHLELTRTQRDGEEAFNAFALHAAGARGLPVIASNDVRFLSPDDFDAHEARVCIASGRVLDDPKRPKEYSAEQYMKSGEQMAALFADVPDAIDNTLALAQRCNIEMRLGTYFLPAYPVPDDETLDSWIRRQSHDGLKARLEKNPLAPGHTREDYEQRLDFELDTICKMGFPGYFLIVADFIQWGKNHGIPIGPGRGSGAGSLVAWALQITDLDPLPYGLLFERFLNPERVSMPDFDIDFCMDRRDEVIDYVARKYGRDRVSQIITYGTMAAKAVVRDAGRVLGFPYGLVDGVAKLIPNILGVSLKDAMGEGSSEAASQELIDRYRDEDDVRDLIDLARQLEDLTRNAGKHAGGVVIAPSPLSDFCPLFAEHDEGGRGKNPVTQFDKDDVEAVGLVKFDFLGLRTLTIIDWAVKAINERHARAGVPPVDITTIPLDDASVYRDVFANGNTGSVFQFESTGMRRALKEAKPDRFEDLIALNALYRPGPMDMIPSFVERKHGREEFEYPDPRTRTMLEETYGIMVYQEQVMQMAQIVGGYSLGGADLLRRAMGKKVPAEMAKHREIFREGAAKGGVDERKADEIFDLMEKFAGYGFNKSHAAAYSLVAYQTAWLKKHYPAEFMAATLSSDMDKTEKVVGFLDEARGLGLNVRPPDVNHSDFMFVATDANTVRYGLGAVKGVGQGVCESIVEARREGGDFRDLFDFCKRVDSSKLNKRALEALINAGALDALGRNRASLALQLPEVLKAIDQISKNRNAGIVDMFGSSNGGDDIHVELPDTDEWPLMQVLHGERETLGHYLSGHPMDPYRDDLRSLVGNDLSELDRIWSSSSGGDKKGWRPEVNAIVAGQVVGIRRKGDSQVFVQLEDGRGRIECSAFSDALAEFGALMTRDRVLVIKGGLREDEFSGGYSLRIRQVWDYAQLCQQHAHRLQLRLDLRVPGLWERVDALLSRHRPGGTPLRLDLLMATGTSAIAGMLDLNGQKAVRVDAELLDALRSMPGVRAAKPAFHRPWAN, encoded by the coding sequence ATGTCTTCCCGTTTCGTCCACCTCCACCTGCACACCGAGTTTTCGCTCGCGGATTCGATCATCCGCGTGCCCGAGAAACCGGATCATGCCGACCCGAAGAAGGCCAAACAGGCCAACCTGCTGAGCCGGGCGGTGGAACTGGGCATGCCCGCGCTGGCGGTCACCGACCGCAACAACCTGTTCGCGCTGGTGAAGTTCTACAAGGCCGCCGAAGGGGTCGGCATCAAGCCCATCGCCGGCGCCGACGTGATGGTCGCCGAGGGCAACGAAGCCCCGTGGCCGGTGACGCTGCTGTGCCGTGACCGCGAAGGCTACCTGTCGCTGTCGCGCGTGCTGTCGCGCGCCTGGCTGGAGGGCCATCGCACCGACGGCGTCGCCATCGACCCGGAGTGGCTGCGCACCGACCACCAGGGCCTGTTCGCGATCATGGGCCGCCAGAGCCTGGCCGGACGCCTCGCGCTGACCGGTCGCCACGACCTGGCCGAACAGCATCTGGCCGACTGGCAACGCGCTTTCGGCGACGACCTGCACCTGGAACTGACCCGCACGCAGCGCGACGGCGAAGAAGCGTTCAACGCCTTCGCCCTGCATGCCGCCGGCGCGCGCGGGCTGCCGGTGATCGCCAGCAACGACGTGCGCTTCCTGTCGCCGGACGACTTCGACGCGCACGAGGCGCGCGTCTGCATCGCCTCCGGTCGTGTGCTGGACGATCCCAAGCGTCCGAAGGAGTACAGCGCCGAGCAGTACATGAAGTCGGGCGAACAGATGGCGGCGCTGTTCGCCGACGTGCCGGACGCGATCGACAACACGCTGGCGCTGGCGCAGCGCTGCAACATCGAGATGCGGCTGGGCACGTACTTCCTGCCCGCCTATCCGGTGCCCGACGACGAGACGCTGGACAGCTGGATCCGCCGCCAGTCGCACGACGGCCTGAAGGCGCGGCTTGAAAAGAATCCGCTGGCGCCGGGCCATACCCGCGAGGATTACGAGCAGCGGCTGGATTTCGAGCTGGACACCATCTGCAAGATGGGCTTCCCTGGCTACTTCCTGATCGTGGCCGACTTCATCCAGTGGGGCAAGAACCACGGCATCCCGATCGGTCCCGGCCGCGGTTCCGGTGCCGGCTCGCTGGTGGCGTGGGCGCTGCAGATCACCGACCTGGACCCGCTGCCGTACGGGCTGCTGTTCGAGCGCTTCCTCAACCCGGAACGCGTGTCGATGCCCGACTTCGACATCGATTTCTGCATGGACCGGCGCGACGAGGTGATCGACTACGTCGCGCGCAAGTACGGCCGCGACCGCGTCAGCCAGATCATCACCTACGGCACGATGGCGGCCAAGGCGGTGGTGCGCGATGCCGGCCGCGTGCTGGGCTTCCCGTACGGCCTGGTCGACGGCGTGGCCAAGCTGATCCCCAACATCCTGGGCGTCTCGCTGAAGGACGCGATGGGCGAAGGCAGCAGCGAGGCCGCCTCGCAGGAGCTGATCGACCGCTACCGCGACGAGGACGACGTCCGCGACCTGATCGACCTGGCGCGCCAGCTCGAAGACCTCACCCGCAACGCCGGCAAGCACGCCGGCGGCGTGGTCATCGCGCCCTCGCCGCTGTCGGACTTCTGCCCGCTGTTCGCCGAACACGACGAAGGCGGCCGCGGCAAGAATCCGGTCACCCAGTTCGACAAGGACGACGTGGAAGCCGTCGGCCTGGTGAAGTTCGACTTCCTCGGCCTGCGCACACTGACCATCATCGACTGGGCGGTGAAGGCGATCAACGAACGCCACGCGCGCGCCGGCGTACCGCCGGTGGACATCACCACCATCCCGCTGGACGATGCCAGCGTGTACCGCGACGTATTCGCCAACGGCAACACCGGCTCGGTGTTCCAGTTCGAATCCACCGGCATGCGGCGTGCGCTGAAGGAAGCCAAGCCCGACCGCTTCGAGGACCTGATCGCGCTGAACGCGCTTTACCGCCCCGGCCCGATGGACATGATTCCGTCGTTCGTCGAGCGCAAGCACGGCCGCGAGGAATTCGAGTATCCCGACCCGCGCACGCGGACCATGCTGGAAGAGACCTACGGCATCATGGTCTACCAGGAGCAGGTCATGCAGATGGCGCAGATCGTCGGCGGCTACTCGCTGGGCGGCGCCGACCTGCTGCGCCGCGCGATGGGCAAGAAGGTGCCGGCCGAAATGGCCAAGCACCGCGAGATCTTCCGCGAGGGCGCCGCCAAGGGTGGCGTGGACGAGCGCAAGGCCGACGAAATCTTCGACCTGATGGAGAAGTTTGCCGGCTACGGCTTCAACAAGTCGCACGCCGCCGCGTACTCGCTGGTCGCCTACCAGACGGCCTGGCTGAAGAAGCACTACCCGGCCGAGTTCATGGCCGCCACGCTGTCGTCCGACATGGACAAGACCGAGAAGGTGGTCGGCTTCCTCGACGAAGCGCGCGGCCTGGGCCTAAACGTGCGGCCGCCGGACGTGAACCATTCGGACTTCATGTTCGTGGCCACGGATGCCAATACCGTCCGCTACGGCCTGGGCGCAGTGAAGGGCGTCGGTCAGGGCGTGTGCGAGAGCATCGTCGAGGCGCGCAGGGAAGGCGGCGACTTCCGCGACCTGTTCGATTTCTGCAAGCGGGTCGACTCGTCCAAGCTCAACAAGCGCGCACTGGAAGCGCTGATCAACGCCGGCGCGCTCGACGCGCTTGGCCGCAACCGCGCCTCGCTGGCGCTGCAGCTGCCGGAGGTGCTGAAGGCCATCGACCAGATCAGCAAGAACCGCAATGCGGGCATCGTCGACATGTTCGGCTCCAGCAACGGCGGCGACGACATCCATGTGGAACTGCCGGATACGGACGAATGGCCGCTGATGCAGGTGCTGCATGGCGAGCGCGAGACGCTGGGTCACTACCTCAGTGGCCATCCGATGGACCCGTACCGCGACGACCTGCGCTCGCTGGTCGGCAACGACCTGAGCGAACTCGACCGTATCTGGTCCAGCTCCTCCGGCGGCGACAAGAAGGGTTGGCGACCGGAGGTCAACGCGATCGTCGCAGGCCAGGTGGTCGGCATCCGCCGTAAGGGCGACAGCCAGGTCTTCGTGCAACTGGAGGACGGCCGCGGCCGCATCGAATGCAGCGCGTTCTCCGATGCGCTGGCCGAGTTCGGGGCGCTGATGACGCGCGACCGCGTGCTGGTCATCAAGGGTGGCCTGCGCGAGGACGAATTCAGCGGCGGCTACAGCCTGCGCATCCGCCAGGTGTGGGATTACGCCCAGCTCTGCCAGCAGCACGCGCACCGCCTGCAGCTGCGGCTGGACCTGCGCGTGCCGGGCTTGTGGGAACGGGTCGATGCCCTGCTGTCGCGGCACCGTCCCGGCGGCACGCCGCTGCGCCTGGACCTGCTGATGGCCACCGGCACCTCGGCCATCGCCGGCATGCTGGACCTCAACGGCCAGAAGGCCGTGCGCGTGGACGCGGAACTGCTCGACGCGCTGCGTTCGATGCCCGGCGTGCGCGCGGCCAAGCCCGCGTTCCATCGCCCGTGGGCGAACTGA
- a CDS encoding acetyl-CoA carboxylase carboxyltransferase subunit alpha has protein sequence MNPNYLDFEQPIADLEARIQDLRAASTGPAVNVDAEVHALQDKLRVRTAQIFRDLSPWQVSQLARHPARPYTLDYIKVFCDEFQELAGDRAFADDAAIVGGLGRIDGRSVMIIGHQKGRDTKSKIARNFGMPRPEGYRKALRLMKMAERFKLPLLTFIDTPGAYPGVGAEERGQSEAIARNLMEMAELKIPIICTVIGEGGSGGALAIGVGDRTLMLEYGTYSVISPEGCASILWKDAAKAKDAAEQLGLTAKRLHGLGLVDKVVREPIGGAHRNPRQMAVRLKAVLLNELDALEQLPVEELLQKRYERLRGYGAYEAA, from the coding sequence ATGAATCCGAACTACCTCGATTTCGAACAGCCCATCGCCGATCTGGAAGCCAGGATCCAGGATCTGCGCGCCGCCAGCACGGGCCCGGCGGTGAATGTCGATGCCGAGGTGCATGCCCTGCAGGACAAGCTGCGGGTGCGCACGGCGCAGATCTTCCGCGACCTGTCGCCGTGGCAGGTCTCGCAGCTGGCCCGCCACCCGGCGCGCCCGTACACGCTGGACTACATCAAGGTGTTCTGCGACGAGTTCCAGGAACTGGCCGGCGACCGCGCCTTCGCCGACGATGCCGCCATCGTCGGCGGCCTGGGCCGCATCGATGGCCGCAGCGTGATGATCATCGGCCACCAGAAGGGCCGCGACACCAAGAGCAAGATCGCGCGCAACTTCGGCATGCCGCGCCCCGAGGGCTACCGCAAGGCGCTGCGGCTGATGAAGATGGCCGAGCGTTTCAAGCTGCCGCTGCTGACCTTCATCGACACCCCGGGCGCCTATCCGGGCGTGGGTGCGGAAGAGCGTGGACAGTCCGAGGCCATCGCCCGCAATCTGATGGAAATGGCCGAACTGAAGATCCCGATCATCTGCACGGTGATCGGCGAAGGCGGCAGCGGCGGCGCGCTGGCCATCGGTGTCGGCGACCGCACGCTGATGCTGGAGTACGGCACCTATTCGGTGATCTCGCCGGAAGGCTGCGCCTCGATCCTGTGGAAGGACGCCGCCAAGGCCAAAGACGCCGCCGAGCAGCTCGGCCTGACCGCCAAGCGTCTGCATGGCCTGGGCCTGGTCGACAAGGTCGTGCGCGAACCCATCGGCGGCGCGCATCGCAACCCGCGCCAGATGGCGGTCCGCCTCAAGGCCGTGCTGCTCAACGAACTGGACGCGCTGGAACAACTGCCGGTCGAGGAGTTGCTGCAGAAGCGCTACGAGCGCCTGCGCGGTTACGGCGCGTACGAGGCGGCCTGA
- a CDS encoding class I SAM-dependent methyltransferase, with the protein MSESIDRINRKTMTTASVVTHYARPWDLSKAEQATFERVAAQAKDQPILDIGVGGGRTVAALRRISHDYLGIDYSQGMVDACRQRFPDARFELADARALSDVADASIFLAVFSCNGIGMVSHADRLLILREVQRVLLPGGFFVFSTHNRNSPECRRGFLFPPFDWSFNPLRLAVRSLRFTGETVLRMRNRRRHHPHEVHADDYSVINDVCHHYSTLLYYLTLAKQRQQLVDAGFEADAEAYDLSGRRIVDDTVDDSIALIARKPSVPLPQGRP; encoded by the coding sequence ATGAGCGAGTCGATCGACCGCATCAACAGGAAGACCATGACCACCGCGTCGGTGGTCACCCACTACGCGCGTCCCTGGGACCTCAGCAAGGCCGAACAGGCCACGTTCGAGCGGGTGGCCGCGCAGGCGAAGGACCAGCCCATCCTGGACATCGGCGTCGGCGGCGGGCGCACGGTGGCCGCCCTGCGCCGCATCAGCCACGACTACCTGGGCATCGATTACAGCCAGGGCATGGTGGACGCCTGCCGGCAACGGTTCCCGGACGCACGTTTCGAGCTCGCCGATGCGCGCGCACTGTCGGACGTGGCCGATGCGTCGATCTTCCTCGCCGTCTTCAGCTGCAATGGCATCGGCATGGTGTCGCACGCCGACCGCCTGCTGATCCTGCGCGAAGTCCAGCGCGTGCTGCTCCCCGGTGGCTTCTTCGTGTTCTCCACCCACAATCGCAACTCGCCCGAGTGCCGGCGTGGATTCCTGTTCCCACCGTTCGACTGGTCATTCAACCCGCTGCGCCTGGCGGTACGGTCGCTGCGCTTCACCGGTGAAACCGTGCTGCGCATGCGCAATCGCAGGCGCCACCATCCGCACGAAGTGCACGCCGACGACTACTCGGTCATCAACGATGTCTGCCACCACTACAGCACCCTGCTGTACTACCTGACCTTGGCAAAGCAGCGCCAGCAACTGGTGGACGCGGGCTTCGAGGCCGATGCCGAGGCCTACGACCTCAGCGGGCGACGCATCGTGGACGATACCGTGGATGACTCGATCGCACTGATCGCACGCAAGCCGTCCGTGCCCCTGCCCCAAGGCCGCCCATGA
- a CDS encoding tetratricopeptide repeat protein, which translates to MSPLLLLSFALQIACCVHVVRTGRPLYWVFILLVFSFLAVIIYFIAEILPDLRHSPSARRTVRSVRDRIDPDRDRRDAARLLKASDTPENRRRLAEESLRSGDYAQACELYEQALKGLYATDPDLMLGLAKSQFGLGDSAKARATLDALIAANPGFRSADGHLLYARAVEDTADAAAAIHEYEAVVQGYPGEEARARFGLLLKRQGDHARARSVFQEILDRSDAAPRYYQREQRDWIEVAKRELAALARS; encoded by the coding sequence ATGAGCCCACTCCTCCTGCTTTCCTTCGCCCTGCAGATCGCCTGCTGCGTGCACGTGGTGCGCACCGGGCGCCCGCTGTACTGGGTCTTCATCCTGCTGGTGTTCTCGTTCCTCGCGGTGATCATCTACTTCATCGCCGAAATCCTGCCCGACCTGCGCCATAGCCCCTCGGCGCGGCGCACGGTGCGCTCGGTGCGAGACCGCATCGATCCGGATCGCGACCGGCGCGATGCCGCGCGACTGCTCAAGGCCTCGGACACGCCCGAGAACCGGCGCCGGCTGGCCGAGGAAAGCCTGCGCAGCGGCGACTACGCGCAGGCCTGCGAACTCTACGAGCAGGCGCTGAAAGGCCTGTATGCGACCGACCCGGACCTGATGCTGGGACTGGCGAAGTCGCAGTTCGGCCTGGGCGACTCGGCTAAGGCACGCGCCACGCTGGACGCGCTGATCGCCGCCAATCCCGGGTTCCGCTCCGCCGACGGCCATCTGTTGTATGCGCGCGCCGTCGAGGACACCGCCGACGCGGCGGCCGCCATACACGAATACGAAGCCGTCGTGCAGGGCTACCCGGGCGAGGAAGCCCGCGCCCGCTTCGGCCTGCTGTTGAAGCGGCAGGGCGATCACGCCCGCGCGCGCAGCGTGTTCCAGGAAATCCTCGACCGCTCCGACGCCGCGCCCCGCTACTACCAGCGCGAGCAACGCGACTGGATCGAGGTTGCCAAGCGGGAGCTGGCCGCACTGGCGCGCAGTTAA
- a CDS encoding GAF domain-containing protein: MTASTASPVAQETRRQHALDRYHVVDSLPATVYDDLVNVAAALCGTPIAVVSLIDRDRQWFKARIGLDEHQTTRDTAVCDHAIRQPDELLEVQDLNEDARFNYFPIVTGEVKARFYAGMPLVTDKGEAIGTVCVVDTQPRRLNSQQKASLRALARVTMALLDAHRAHHDARAIAALQPEISPVVATPSAPAPSPCPAYAVAIIELQGMADAARRIGERTLERQLQGMAPEFDACVAAELGDHVSRVTDSPEYVALLHGDGVESRIQALRTVARDAGRREGLSLLVGTATAASGEALHRVYARAEEDLSLQKDAAANDRAAA, encoded by the coding sequence ATGACGGCTTCGACCGCCTCCCCGGTTGCGCAGGAAACCCGCCGCCAGCACGCCCTCGACCGCTACCACGTGGTCGACAGCCTGCCGGCCACCGTCTATGACGACCTGGTGAACGTGGCTGCCGCCCTGTGTGGTACGCCGATCGCCGTGGTCTCGCTGATCGACCGCGACCGGCAGTGGTTCAAGGCCCGCATCGGACTGGACGAACACCAGACCACGCGGGACACCGCCGTCTGCGACCACGCGATCCGCCAGCCGGACGAATTGTTGGAAGTGCAGGATCTCAACGAGGATGCGCGCTTCAACTATTTCCCCATCGTCACGGGCGAGGTCAAGGCACGCTTTTACGCCGGCATGCCGTTGGTGACGGACAAGGGTGAGGCCATCGGCACCGTGTGCGTGGTCGACACGCAACCACGCCGCCTCAACAGCCAGCAGAAAGCCTCGTTGCGCGCGCTGGCGCGGGTGACGATGGCGCTACTAGATGCGCACCGCGCTCATCACGATGCACGGGCAATCGCTGCGCTGCAGCCGGAGATCTCCCCCGTCGTTGCGACGCCCAGTGCACCGGCACCTTCACCATGCCCTGCGTATGCGGTGGCCATCATCGAGCTGCAGGGCATGGCCGACGCCGCGCGCCGGATAGGCGAACGCACGCTGGAGCGGCAGCTGCAGGGCATGGCGCCGGAGTTCGATGCCTGTGTGGCGGCGGAGCTGGGCGACCACGTCAGTCGCGTCACCGACAGTCCGGAATACGTCGCTCTCCTGCACGGCGACGGCGTGGAGTCGCGCATCCAGGCGCTGCGTACGGTCGCGCGTGACGCCGGCAGGCGCGAAGGCCTGTCGCTGCTCGTAGGTACGGCGACCGCCGCCTCGGGCGAGGCCCTGCATCGGGTCTATGCGAGGGCTGAAGAAGACCTCAGCCTGCAGAAGGATGCGGCAGCTAACGACCGCGCGGCTGCTTAA